The genomic interval gcactctgtggagaaaatgcggcggtGTGCTTGCTCTCACGCCAGAGACGCGAGAACAAGCATTGAATTCCTGCAAACGAAACCTAAAAAAACGGACCAAGTGATGTCATtcggggccctattttcagacagtttggcaTATTTTGGTGAGGCTGAGGGTTCCAGAAGGTGTTCCCGGGGaatgggaggccttttggggcctcattctcattcattcacacaaaagggttgtttccttctgttgttaatattctggttcctacaatatatatccattcagtctgcaagggatacagtctgtgaagcacacatgattgtgattgtgtgtgctgctggtccactaatagtactaacctttaacagttaatttgactcattttcattaactaCAAGTTTGTATGcaacagtttttattttattttttgttcaagaaattatacagtatattttattttaatttttttaaataaaagccattatcttcaccagaccaagtTGTCAAtaaaattagattgtttaaagcatgggtgtcaaactctggcccgtaatttcacttggcccttgaggcgatatcaaattaacactagagctggcccgccgattatatacagcggcggtgccgtggtaacaccgcattcaccgttaatactcatacttgccaaccctcccgggagacacacaaatttcagtgcccctcccaaaaatcgtcacgtccgcttttcatccagtccaacaagtgctggcccagtcacataatgtgTGCGGcttttacacgcacacacaagtgaatgcaacgcatacttgatcaacagcgatacaggttacactgagggtagccgtataaacaactttaacactgttagaaatatacgccacactgtgaatccacaccaaacaagaatgacaaacacatttcgggagaacatccgcaccgtaacacaacataaacacaacagaacaaatacccaaaaccctttgcagcactaactcttccgggacgctacaaagtgtgtgtgtgtgtgtgggggggggggggtttggtggtagcgggggtgtattttgtagcatcctggaagagttagtgctgcaaagggttctgggtatttgttctgttgttacgttgttagaatggatgaaaagcggacgtgacgacagctcgtagaggacgttaaaggcagtgcctttaaggcacgcccccaagactgtggtccgggtggactacgagatataatgactgatgaacacctttgttcgataatgaaggttgcctcagctcaaagcctgagccccgacattaatgaactagcatccaagaaaagatgccggGTATCTGGctcgggcacatcagattagatcagtgtgttgcaaactgagcagtttaaagtcctgaatggttggtttattcattgttattttattttcaaatttattagcctgtggaaaaagttaatgttgatatttacctcagaaggctgcaaatagaaaagaggcattacatttttatttaaattgtatttgatatgccattgatatttttaaattattattattatttgaaactcgattttgcatgtcactataaagttatataagccttgcttgttcaatattcaatgcaaaacttgtttgggtccctattaaaaggttaattggttcaaccttggcccgcggctttgttcagttttaaattttgtcccactctgtatttgagtttgacacccctggtttaaagggttGTGTAGCTTTTAGTCAAGTAGCATTATTTGTGACAACATGAAGGCAGTAGAGTAAACAGAATAGGATATTTTGTACCATGATGAACCAGGTGATGAGCGCAGCGTTGCGGATATTCCTGAGAGTGCTGTCCCCGACGTCGGCCTGCATCTCCAGGTAGAAGAGGAGGCTCTCGTTGATGATGTTGGGAAGCCAGCTGGACATCAAAACAACAATATTGCGTCATCCTGACCAAGGGCACATGTTAAAACCAACCTACCTACCAGATGGAAAAGACCAGCATTATTTTAAAGAAGCGGATCTTTATGGTGCTGGCCAGCCGCCTCTCGTTTTCCGTGTAGATCCCTTGGCGTCCTTTCAGCAGCGATGTCACTGAAAGGAACAAAAGATGGCTCATTTGGGACCCTCTGAGAAGACGTTACCGTGGCAACGCACCTGCTGACGTGGTCCTGTTGAAGAAGATGGGGTTGGCCACCAGGACCAGCAGCATGGGCGCGTACGTGGTGACGTAGTGAGGGATGGCGTGCTGCAGACCTTGTTCGCAGCTgcgtacacacacacgcaaaatACTCATGTGGGCGATTGTGCCGCCGCACGGACAGGAAGTGGCGTGGAAGGTCGGAGTCTTACTTGGAGATGGAGGGGTAGTAGAGCATGGCCAGGCCCTCCACACACAGCAGCAGAGCCAGACCCCATGTGATCATGTGGTAAAGGATAATGGTGCTGAAGGAGAACACAGCCAGTCATGAGACCTCAACACACGTATTTGTCCTCTGCACACGTTTGACATCACACTACCGGTTCACTACCGCGCTGGAATTATTGGGGTTGCATTTAGGTCATCATTTTCTTTCCACTCATGTGTTACAGTCCACTATGGATGGACGGGCACCagattcggtacttttataggcagcTGTATCAAACGGTCAAATCATTGGGTGCCATATTTCCATATTATCCAGTTGtaaacacttggcgggcaaacatgCAGCACTCGGAacagagtttaaaggcctactgaaagccactactagcgaccacgcagtctgatagtttatatatcaatgatgaaatcttaacattgcaacacatgccaatacggccgggttaacttataaagtgacattttaaaattcccgggaaatatccggatgacgtatgcgcgtgacgaagtccgagtaacggaagttatggtaccccgtagaatcctatacaaaaagctctgttttcatttcataattccacagtattctggacatcttttgcaatttttttaatgaacaatgaaggctgcaaagaagacagttgtaggtgggatcagtgtattagcagcggactacagcaacacaaccaggaggactttgttggagcgctagccgcgctagccaccgacctcaccttgacttcctacgtctccgggccgccaaacgcatcaggtgaagtccttcgtccttctaccgatcgctggaacgcaggtgagcacgggtgttgatgagcaaatgagggctggctggcgtaggtggagagctaatgtttttagcatagctctgtgcagtccggttgctaagttagcttcaatggcgtcgttagcacagcattgttaaccttcgccagcctggaaagcattaaccgtgtatttacatgtccacggtttaacagtattgttgattttctatctatacttccagtcaggggtttatttcttttgtttctatatgcagttaaagcaagatgctatcacgttagctcgtagctaaagcatttcgccgatgtattgtcgtggagataaaaggcactgaatgtccatttcgcgttctcgactctcattttcaagaggatatagtatccgaggtggtttaaaatacaaatctgtgatctacaatagaaaaaggagagtgtggaatccaatgagccagcttgtacctaagttacggtcagagcgaaaaaagatacgtccatcgctgcctctcaagtcattcactgtaacgttcctcatctacgaatctttcatcctcgctcaaattaatggggtaatcatcactttctcggtccgaatctctctcgctccattgtaaacaacggggaattgtgaggaatactagctcctgtgatgtcacgctacttccggtacaggcaaggcttttttttatcagcgagcaaaagttgcgaactttatcgtcgattttctctactaaatcctttcagcaaaaatatggcaatatcgcgaaatgatcaagtatgacacatagaatggatctgctattcccgtttaaataaaaaaaaatcatttcagtaggcctttaattagtcgTGGATGTGTCCGCAGGGTGTCCCCAACCTCATTTGAAATATCTGACAGTATAAATGTTGCAGTCATCTTGTGGACAACGTGAGCaattcaggttaatgaccatgaacTGCATTTTGGAGTAGTCACAGCACAGCATTTTTATATATGACCCAATACAAtcaacctttcccactcatggtacaaataaacacaaaaggtcaacacacatggtaaATGGTAATGGTAAGTATTCCCAAAGTACCTTACATTATatgtcacattcacacactaatggcggaAGATGCAATGCAATGCGAAAGCGCTAACCACAGAGGTGTCTTGCCCTAGGACTTGGATGGCGGAACCCTCAAGTTAGTGGCATTGCTGCTCTACCATCTATGCACCcaaacataacacaacctgctgacTGAACTTTGTGGAGAATACAAAAAACGTCCAACAtataattcaaaatgacacccatttaaatcccctgcaatgcatgatgggaaacaatgcaaaacattctctccacacttatttatgtttggcattttagctgcttgatatttctgattgattacaaaacttttgggggtcgtcagggaagtaaacaaggtaggagtcaaacctTCACATACACCTAAAATTCAATTATATAaccattaaatatatatgtatatatttattatgattgtcacacacacaaggtgtggtgagattatcctctgcatttgacccatcaccctacaTATATAATTGGAAAACAGTGTATGGAAATGTGTATACATgcgtgtacacatatatatgtgtgtttttaacaaatgtgtatatacatacctgtaaatgtgtatatacatgtatatatacttatgtatacatatatttatatatatatatatatatttactgcatatgtatacatatatatgtttatatatgtatacatatatacaaatgtgtatacatatacacatgtgtatatgtgtatataaatatatgtatatgtgtatacatgtgtatattcatatacagtatatgtatatacatgtgtacacatGTGTGTACAcctaatgtatatacacatgtatacacacatgtgtatatacatacctgtatattatgtgtatacacatgtatacttatacatatatacagtatatatacacacatgtatacgcatatatatgtatacacatataagtatacgtatatatgtatacatactgcatatatgtgtatacatatatgtatatgtatatatatatatatatatatatatatatatatatatatatatatatatatatatatatatatatgcgtgtatacatatgtatatataaatatatatatgtacacaaatgtatatatacatatgtatacaggtatatgaatatacaaatgtatatttaaatttatatgtgtatacatatgcatatataattatatatgtgtattcaaatgaatatgcaaatatatatatatgtgtatacatatgtatatatacatgcatgtatatatatgtatttacaataGCGTTTgccattttacatggcaatttcaccaCCAACTAAAAATGCATGTTAAAATCAAACCGCTGGTGTGTAATACGTACAattcttacagtataaacacgttTTAGGGCACAATAAAAAAACTATATTCCACTTAATGGCAAAGAGTACTCCCTGACAAGCAACACACCattgtctatacactactgccacctaatgtcttggaattgcaattaCATGCAAAATCTATGATACTTGCAAataagactcagaagtgtaagaaaacaagatacaacaactgAACAGCAAAGTTATTATTATCAGCATAttgttaaatggtaaataaaaaaaatattttgttattaaacaaattaacattaatGTACACATAAACACAGAAGTACCATAAATTGATACTATTGAGTATTGATTTCCAGGTACGGGGAATTGGTACTCTATTGACTTAAATGTGTTACCATGCCTACAGTCCACTGGCATTGGAACCAAATTACAAttgggcaaaatttaaaaaaaaaacttgcagggCACACTTTTAAGAAGTACCACCAACTTCAGTACAGAAGGCTCAGCACCGATCTACTTCCTGTGACATACTTCCTCCTTTATTAACCGATTGGAaccatttaaaccaggggtgtcaaactcattttagatcgggggccacatgaagaaaaatctactccctagtgggcacgataacttaaaaataaataaatcaatcaatgtttatttatatagccctaaatcacaagtgtctcaaagggctgcacaagccacaacgtcatcctcggttcagatcccacatcaaaaataaagacaatttcagattgttttctttgtttaaaaatagaacaagcacattctgaaaatgtacaaatcataatgttttttttacacttacatgttgcggttaatagtattctacctttatttgtcattatttatactttctgaataaattatgtgataatattcatcagtcaactcattggtgttaatttgcaagttatcaagataaaaaaaattagatcaaaatcaaattacaggatgttatttatgtagtttgataattttcctcgactggtgcacaaacaaaatctcgttggtacgacttaagtgttattatgacaatgacaaaggaattgattgattgattgactaacatgttttgttttgttttttttacatatgtagcatcatctacaaaaatacaaagaattgctattgcgacatctagtggacacatttagaacagcagtttctttcattaaaaaatttcggctcatttttatacttagcaaactcatcccacgggccggataaaactcgtttgacacccctgaattaaacCTAACAAAAGTTCCACTCGCTCAGGACATGTTCTGCATTATTTCTTCAGTTCAGAATTTTCTTCACAAGAACATCAAAGGAAAGAACCGAGTGAAGCCTTAAAGCACTTTGACGTTTCTCAACAATTCTAGTCATCTGCTGGTTTAGAATTGTCTCCATTGAAACGTGGAACACATCCCAGTCTGGGTCACAACAGTGGCCTGGGGTCTTATCACACACTCATGTGTGTACAGTATTCCCACTCAGCCTCGTCAGCTACTGTAAATGTTCTAATCACAAGAGGCCATGTTTCACCTGATTCCTGCGGACGTCTTCACCACCAGGAAGACGTCTACGGCGTAGCAGAAGGTCCACCAGAAAGAAGCGCTGTAGAACAACTGGATCCACATCTGCCGACATGTGCAAACATCATCGTCAAGGCAACGAGGCGTCGGAAAGACGAGACGTGACCAGACACGTACCGCGCTGCCCAGGCAGAGGACGTCCGGCCAAACGTCGGTGCTGTTGGCCTCGGAGATCTGCTCCACGGTGCCGGGCAGACCGATCCACAGAGACGACCTGAGAATGATGCCTGGTGGAGGAAAACATGGGAAACGACTTCTTTACCAACCAGACGACATTAGGAAGAATGAAATCCGAAACTTAATAAGCCAAACTAATTGAAGGATAAATGCCTTCAGTTGTGTAATGCAATTCTAACAGACCGCCAGCATAATTAGAAGAGTTCCTCAAAAATACACCATGCCCCCAATTAATCCTGCTCCCCCCCCAATAAGTCTCTTCCTATTTCTTgtcatgggaaaaaaaaaattgcccaCTGGTACTCGCAGagacatggcatctgtaaagccgAAGTTCACTGTGCAGTTTAAAGAGAAATGGCTTTTGTATGTTAAAGTCCATACAGAGTAGTGTTCAACAAAATATTAATGTTTAGcactaacatttatttatttatattttcaagacttaagacttagacttccttttattgtcattcaaatttgaactttacagtacagataagaacgaaatttcattgcattagctcgttgtagtgcaggataaaagagcaataaggtgtagaaataaataaatagattactgtacagataaatatattgcactttttcatatgcattcacgtttatggattattattattattattattatacatattattattaatatgtatttatgtatatttgtatgcatttatttatatttcatatgtatttatttttatatttataatacatatataattttaaaataattatttgtaaaaaaacaaaaacaaaacttaacAGTCAAAGGGGCGCTAACTCCCCAATGTGTTGTAATCATTATCGTCTGCCCTCTTACAGCTTTTAGtacttaatgacgtaactacACTCCAACACAACTCCATGCACATTAGCCTTGTGGGTTAGCCAATGCGAGCCTcctaaaaaaacacttaaaaaatatatatgttctgtTCAACCACTAATGGTAATATAATCTAGCCCGTGGTGTTCTTGTTTTATTTGTtggtttaaatttttttaactttgagcaagttgcaaacagatcCTTTAATGTTCATTACTGgaaaaataatatatgataaaTTCCCACTATGAAACACAACAAGAGGTGCCACTAGGGGGGCTACAATTACATTTATTGTGACAATGTGCCTCATCCAATTGTGAGGTCTGGCACCctcttaaataaataaacaccgcAACTTTATTAAATTTCTactcaaaagaaaagaaaaaaaacaggcgGTACCACCAGGGGGATGTCATATTGGGACACCACCATTTGAGGCTCCTTTACCTCAACATAATTACTGCAGAGCAGACGTGGTATCTGTAAAGCTGGCGTAATTTAAAGAGAACGTGCAGCTGGTTGAATTCTTCTATGTGGGTCAAACACAACTAATTAGTGTCCAAAAACTGCTAAAACAGGAGCGGTAATAGGATTTGtagtaatatatactgtatattaaataTCTGAAACATTCTAATCAggcatggcatctgtaaagctgaatgTTACAGTGGagtttaaaggggaattgcactttttgatcATTATGAGACAAGAACGCACATGtccttttttaggattttaaagatgaaaaaatgtagtatgttcaatatttaccgtaatttcgtcattttaagcaataccggaacttatttcctaagcacatttatttccgtttccatagcagcgctcttccgacttctggcaacaaatgtgtgttcctacttccgcaaacaaacacgagtgtgttgtaatcatggcagaaaaggtaacagacaacaaagacaactatttttggacaattgaggattcacaaccttatctttttgaagctgaatgtacagaggatgaactgctggttatagaagcgaGCGCGAAGAGAAGGTGAAACGTTTTAGCAGACGAAAGCGGAGAGAGTGAGGTTGGCATGACTCGAcgttgtaaatgtggaacttggcgCCAAGTTATgccaacataaatggagtgcttacccaaaataaacctgAAAAAAGGTTCCCCGCCAGTTGGACCAAACACACAATTGTCCATCGAGTGACTCACGATAATATTGATCccgatacacgcagcacgtcatgcttattgattaaaaaaactacagtacatacgctgtgtataaacaaaacatgaaataatactttacagatactgtaatatgattgttcatgttttttagtcagtCCAGATTGGTGTCTTAccccattgtgttgtgcattacaaactcaaacgcgttttgtgttaatgtagaagctagcttacctcttgccgtagttagcttttagggCTAATACAGTAGCATgctgatgtgttactacgctagaaaaagagttctgcAGTGTccgcgcttacaataacaatatcgctacagtttggttattatactatatatattattatactattatattatattatatgatttttgaatgcatttttaaagtgatttaaaattgattgctcccattagctgcattgctagccgatttttacatgtgaggctacaaagaaaacaaaaaacccttttgtcttcttgtctctcataatgattgtgaacgataggcaaaattcctttaAAATACCACAAGAGGCTGTATTATGACACGTGTGATGGTATCATTTATAATATTGCAATCAATTTTTGATTGTGGATTATAGACGCCTAGTACTTTTAAAAGCCGCTACATGAAAAATACATCAGATTCAATGTTATGGAAGACATTTAAATTCAAATTAGATATTTGTCATGTCatcagcgaccccccgcgaccccaaaagggacaagcggtagaaaatggatggccttTGCCCAAAATATTGTactgttttgtaaaaaaataacatgcataataatgacattattacaataaataaatgtgttacaAGTAAGAAATATCATATATTGTCACTGGTATTGCAGTGTTTGTAATGTCGATGAGTCAAACTATTAAGAACCTCTTCCAGCATGATCAGGCAGTACAGTTTATCCATATTCTTAAAATAATACCTCTAAAATGAAGCAAAGAAGCCTTTGTATTAGattttgcaggtgtacctaatgtagtgtccggTTAATACCATTCtccaaaagtagtaaaaaaaaaaaaaaaaaaagtcaaactgGAAGAGTTAAAAATTAAATTGCATCGTAAAAGCACGTAAGCCCTACCTGTGCATCCCATAATATCACACAGGCTGATGATGAAGAGTATCCGTGACGAGGATGCCGGTCTGGGCAGAGGGTACTGTCCCAGTCTCCTGTAGCCTTTCTTCTTGGGCAGGATCTGGAGGACGGTGAAGACCAGGCTCAGGACCGCGCTGCCCACCGTCAGCGCTCCGAACAGAACCGGCTGGAAAGTCACAACCAGCTCGGTCGCCGGATCCCGGTTCGAGCAGCAGAACGTCTCCAGCCGAGGGGACGCCATGACGGTCTGTACACGCCACACACGCAGCCAGGCCGCTCGCTCTGAACACAAGGAAGAAAAGAGGGGGAAGAAAAGGGAGGAGGAAATAAGTGAGCGTGCTTAGCCAAATTCTCAGAGAAATCACATGGTGCCATCATGTGCTTCTATTTAATCTGCTGCTGCACGACAATAGCACTGTGCTGGACCTGTGGCGTATTGTATCCACTTGACCTTCATCTACTGTATGTGGCCCATGCACTGGACACAATATTAGCTACACCACAATCTAATACAAAGGCAGgatcaaaaatatttatttacgaAGATCATGATGGCAAGACttagatacatatttatttaaaaaaaagaaaaaaaaaggtcataattGCTATTATTtattcaaatgaatgttttatttaatttaattgtattaacATATTTTCAAAATGCAAATTTATCATTTaaacaattattaaaataaaactcTAAAAATCCAAACATAATAATCCACTTATATAGGACATTAACATGTCAAATAATGTATTAAATTAATTACATTCTTTATATTGAtataaaaatcataatataattAGAAATATCTAAATTAATTTGGTTCTTCATGACCAATATCTAATTTCATTTTTATTCACATTTTTTGAACCAGACTAATTGAAGGTTAGGTGCCGTCAGTCACAATTTTAACAGACTGTATAATGAGATTTCCTTAAGTGGACACCATGCCCACAATTAATCTTGCATTTGAATAAACAAACACAGCACCAGCACCATCAAAAATCTCTTCTTCTTTCCTGTCATAGAAAAAAACTATTTCTTCCACTAGTACACGCACagacatggcatctgtaaagcgaAAGTTTACTGTGGAGTTTAAAGAGAAAGTGCTGTTTTATGATTAAGTCCATACATAGTAGTGTTCAGCAAAATAATATTAACGCATAATTAATTAATACTAGCATGTATTTATCTGTATTTacgtttttttgtaaaatattttttaatagatttttatatattacatacagtacaggccaaacgtttggacacaccttctcattcatgtgttcattttctttatttttatgactatttacattgtagattgtcactgaaggcatcaaaattatgaatgaatacatgtggagttatgtacttaacaaaaaaaaggtgaaataactgaacacatgttttatattctagtttcttcaaaatagccaccctttgctccgattactgctttgtacactcttggcattctctcaatgagcttcaagcacacctgtgaagtgaaaaccatttcaggtgactacctcttgaagctcatcgagcaCATCAAAAATTACAACAatgtaatttaattaaatttGAATTAACTGTTGAACCGTCTGTTTGCAACCGGAGGTTGCTATGTTTTTAGCATTATATTTCATTATACATGATACATATTACATTACtattatattacaatacaaaatagtATATCAAACTttgcattttttatattaattaaaaaattatacatttgaaATATCTAAACTATTTTTGTTCTTTCATGaacatttaattaacattttgacataaaattattattgttaattttaTTATCATGAGTTGTAGTCATTATAGTACTCTAATAAAGTatttgtaaaataataaaaatataaaaactgacattttttattttattttgtgacaTGATTATTTATCTTTTGACATATTTGACATTTAGTTCATTTTGTTTGTGaaataatatttaattttttttttttaaataaaattaaaatgctAAAAACCATATATATGATATTGTGCATAATATGTTGAAATTgtgaaattattattatagtattgtgAACCTAATACTTAAATATCCCACAATTAATTTCTATATTAATGACCTTTACAATTTATTGAATGgacttttattattactattatttctattatcaaaccaatatttaaaaagtTCAACAAACAAAAGGTAACAGTGTATGGAAAATGTAAATttacattaaataattaaaataataaacaatatcaaaTTGTGTATTCATTATTTAAGTTTCAAATAACAATTAGAAATAACTATACAGAACTTAGTGACTAACCATTTATTTAGTCTGTgctgtctttatatatatttttacaattgtGTGCAATTAATTTGTTACAGTTACAGAATGACAGCACTTAAAAAATACTGTAAACAATACTTGTACTGTATTTTCATtgatctgttttgttttttttttgctccatgaTCCACCTACAGTTACAGAACTGATTCCATAagatataaaaaatgtaaatataatttaTCATTATAATAAACCAACATGGACTCAGTCCTGACCTGAGGATGTAATTGAATGCATTTTTGGGTTTAAATACAAGTAGATTGTCTATAATTGAGAACGGTATAAATACGTTGACATTTGTGGACAATGGGTCATGTGTGCAGCCCGTGAGTCTCACTATTCATGTGACCAGCCCTTGATACGAGCAATAGTGAACTCCAGTCTGTGTTTATATTAGTTAAGCTCTGTTGATTTTATGCTTGGATTGTTTGGAACACTTTGCCCCCTGTCTCGCTTTCCTCACTTATTATGATAAAGAGCTCCATCTACTTGAAATACGACAGAATACAGCAAGCTGACGACGGAGGCATCATCACAGGTGacttaaacaaatatatatatatttttttgcatttgtaTTGCATATTATGGAGTTGCAAAGACCTGGAA from Entelurus aequoreus isolate RoL-2023_Sb linkage group LG14, RoL_Eaeq_v1.1, whole genome shotgun sequence carries:
- the gpr143 gene encoding G-protein coupled receptor 143, yielding MASPRLETFCCSNRDPATELVVTFQPVLFGALTVGSAVLSLVFTVLQILPKKKGYRRLGQYPLPRPASSSRILFIISLCDIMGCTGIILRSSLWIGLPGTVEQISEANSTDVWPDVLCLGSAMWIQLFYSASFWWTFCYAVDVFLVVKTSAGISTIILYHMITWGLALLLCVEGLAMLYYPSISNCEQGLQHAIPHYVTTYAPMLLVLVANPIFFNRTTSAVTSLLKGRQGIYTENERRLASTIKIRFFKIMLVFSICWLPNIINESLLFYLEMQADVGDSTLRNIRNAALITWFIMGILNPMQAFLNTLAFHGWTGLDVDLSRRRELAWESPSTSVANGGGHNAMVGTALLYQSHVQEAKKSMNGNGQPQSDAISVLSEGSESSTVEIHISSELPDYGDIDADEESSGTSGRH